CTCGGGGGCTGGAGACCgaggcgctgctgctgctgctactttatcctcctcctccaccaggAAGAACAACCGATGTGGAGCGGAAATGGACTCCCACCGCAGCGAGGATCGCGAAAGGCTGCAGCGGCACCGGCTCCGATTCCCAAACACCGCCGGGACCCGCCGAGCAGCGCCGACCGCGCCGACGCCTACAGCACGTACAGCGGGCACCGCGCGGCCCGCATGAACACGCCGGAGAAAAGCCGCGTCGGTCCTGCGGTTCGCCCTCCTTTCAGTTTCCACTTCACCACGAGGCGCCACGGATCCCCCCTCCCCTCGCGCGCGCGCTCATTTGCCCACGTGACCCCGCACACCTCTTTTGTCGTGCTAGGTGAGAACCGCGACGAGCCGGTATCGAGGTCAGCGCCTGCACACCTtccacactggccactttattagaaacacccaccgtgggcttccactcactggccactttattggaaacaccaatCTTGagcttccattaactggccactttattagaaacacccaccatgggcttccactcactggccactttattggaaacacctacttgtgcttccactcactggccactttattagaaacacccgccttgtgcttccactaactggccactttattagaaacacctaccttgtgcttccactaactggccactttattagaaacacctaccttgtgcttccactcactggccactttattagaaacacctgccttgtgcttccactcactggccactttattagaaacacctgccttgtgcttccactcactggccactttattagaaacacctaccttgtgcttccactcactggccactttattagaaacacccaccttgtgcttccactaactggccactttatcagaaacacccaccttgtgcttccacttactggccacatTATAAGAAACACGCACAGCTATTTATTTGCTCCATTTGATCAAGGAGAACAGGAATGATGTCAGAAGTAAAACGTCCATTTGTTCAAAGAGGAAAcggaaatgtttattttacaaGTTGACATGGAAACAACTGTGGAGAACATTGCAATTTCACAAAAGAGTATTTTACTGAAGTGTAACTGACAAAATTATTTCTAATGTTTGGccaaacaacacattttaatgtccgacagtttctcattatatACATTCACACCACCCGAATAAAGCAAAATCTGAGCCTGGGATCCACAGTCCAGGTGTCTGTAGTGGGTCACTGTACACCAAAGCAACCATGTCTGCTTATTTTTAGCTGCAAAAACTGGAAttcatttttgagcatttcctACAGGTATTTATACGCCTGTACACTCGTCCACAAAATCAAGCAGGTGTCTCTGTTGACTCTTTGTCGGGATACATTTTCAGGTACGTCTCAACCATCAAGTCCAAATCATGCCCACAGCCGATGTTAAACATGGCCAGacttttgtttctgtgtttggcAGGCGTGTCCTGCAGGTACGCCATTAGACGACGTCTTGCGGTGCTGCATCGGTCATCTGGAAGGGAAAGGACTGGCAGGCAGCTCAGGACTTTGAGAAGCGCGCAAACGTTGGGGAAAAACTTCACGTCAGACAGCTGAAGCGTTTCATAGATGGTGGACGGTAAGGTAACGTTCTTGGTGCCATGTTTCCATTTGATCTTCCAGCAGTTGAGCTCGGTGGGTAACGTGTCTGGATTGGGCAGGTCATCCTTGTAGATTTCTGCGCTCGTTTCTTCCGTGTTGAACTTCATTTGGCCCATGATCGCAGGCACCAGGGACAGAGACTGCAAAGCCTTGAGGTGATTTTCGGAAAAAAGGTCGCTGAGCTCCTTAATAACGTGGCTGACCACCGGAAAAGTGAGATGAATTTTGTAGTAGGCCTCGGGCTGGATCTCCTCACCGGCATCCGGACGTTGCTTTCTGAAGAAAAGCCTGGGGATTTTGATCGGGATTTCCAACGCAGCAGCCAGGTTGATGGCCTCTTCGAACCAGAACTCATGGTAGACCTCAATGTTCTCGAGAACTTCATTGACTGAATGGAGGACGGCCGTCAAACTGCTAGCGGCAAAGAAGACCTCGCTGGTTTGTCCTTGGAGATTTTTGCCAAAGGCTCTGGAAAAGGATAATGTGTTCTTCAGCACAACCAGCGCCATGACAAACTCGAAATCCGACAACGCTTCGGATATAACGAACGCATTGTGCGCAACATCGTCGCTCCATTTGAATTCTTCGTTGTCATGGACACTGTCCATGCAGAGGAGCAAAGACTCCAGGAGGTCAACAGCCAACTCGAAGGCATCATGCTGTTCAGTCCAGTTGGTGTGACAAACTTCTTTGAGAGCAGCCGCTTTCTCTTCGTTGCCCTGGTAGTAGATGGAAATTGCATTGTCCAGCTGATTCTGCAGCAAAGGTGACTTGCTGAAGAACGCATCAATCTTTTTCAGGGTTGACATGACGAGCTGCACGCTTGTGAAGTTCATGCTGTTGGCCAGGCAGATGTTTAAGGAATGAGCAGAGCTTGGTGTGAGCACAGCTAACGGATACTGCTCGCTAAGTCTAATGGCCACGGCTTTGACTTTGAAAGCATAGATGCCAGTGCAGAAATACGCCTGTCCTCTGCACTGTTCCATGTTCAGGCTGTACTTCTCCGAAATTTCGACCGCAAGGCTTTGAGCGATGCCCTCCACGTCTCCTTCAAAGCGCAAGAACCCTAAAAACTCCTCTCGCAAGCTGCTGATCTGGTCTACAAAGCGGATGAACAAAGGAAGGTGGTTCTCTCCCGTTATCTCCACAAGGTTGTCCATGACTAGGGAGAAAAAGCGAGCCTCCTTCACTTCAGCAAGCAAATCTTCAAGAATGCACTTCTCGCTCACTTCCAGCATCTGCTGAAGCTGAGTGGAAGAGCAGTACTCCAAGTTCACGGCCGCTGTTTCGAATTTCTTTCTGAGCAATTCGTCGCCGGCGTTGATGCGATACTCCAGCAGGGCCTGGAAATTGCTGGGCGTGAAGCTTTTGCTCCTCGGTTCTTTGTCAGAATGGCCGTGCAGAGGGATGTTCTGCCGTCCCATCATGACCACAACATCAAACAGTGACCGGAGATATTCcttgtgttctctctcctcGTCTGATACCTGAGGGCCATTATCGGTCTCTTGGCCATTGGCGCTCTCGGCAGGATCTTTCGGTgcctcctctttttcttccacTAGATATAAGACAACATACAGACAGGTTCAATTAGTTGAAGGCTTACTAGAAAATCCACAACCCAAACATTTAAACCCatggctgcagacatgcactcaGCCCCAGTGGCGTCACATGCACATGCGCACACTGCCACAGCAGCCGCCCAATGGCACGGTAAGTTTTGGCTGCGGCCAGAGAGCTACATTTAATGTACCTTCCTGATGAAAACGATCATAGAACCCATTAAAAACGTCTGTTGGgtcctggtggttttcagtagtTGCTaatgttttcctgatgggttgatctCACAGTGTAAGGGATTCTGATTATTTAATCGGGTGTTTTGGAACTGGTTCCACATACATTTGATTGTTTCCTAATGGCCTCTAATGGCAAACATCAAGCCAATTTCCATTAGggagcaaaaccatcaggttttattccTAACTGCCCAGCAAACAGTTACGCTGTGACAATGTCCCTGTTTCAGTGCCCACAGCGTCGTCTGCGTTATTCCCCAGAAAGTTACGAACATTGTCTGGCAACTTTCTAGGAGGCCGTCACGACGTCGATGAGACAGCAAAAGTAATTGGTACTATGTTGAGTGTACGTCGTCACAACCTCCTAGAATCCTTAATACGTTCTATTTTAAAAGTTCTAATCGTCTTCAGCTTGGCTTTCGCAAGTTTCAGTCGTAACCGATTTGTTTTATtctgcaaataataataataataaatttaatttaaaagtgcCTTTCTCGCccctaaaataaattaattcaaattcactcaaaactcaaataaaaccCAACATTCATGTCTGAACGTCGTGGtgggttttattttgaaagtttccCTATTTAATTACCTTATTATTAGTATGGCAACGTTACTATACATTCAGTGTAGCTCGTTACCCAGCAGTATGCGGTTTGCCGTTTTTCCATGGCAGAGCGTCACCGACATCGTCAATAGGCTGGcggtgcatgtcaggctgagagtgcacgTCTGCAGAACTTTCTCgaaaagacatttttttgtgAGAATCTGCAACTACAGCCTACAATAACTTTCTAAATGGCTCCTGGCTTGAACATACAGGGCTAGGAAGAGCGCCCAAGTCCATATAGAGCTTTTATATTATGTGGTGTGAGGGCAGGCAATACAAATATAATACTTAAAAACACTTCGACACAATGTTAACCCAGTTAAACTGAATGAAATGTTCCGAAACCTCCGAAACAAGTACTGACGATATTCACAATGTATTCTGAAAGGCATTTCGTGACGTAGTTTGTCAATATTTCCATGCAACTTCATCATACTGCTGACTCCCAAAGTGGAAGTTCTTCAAACAtgataaaaatggttctttaaagaagcataTCATACGTCAACTCACCTTTACTCACTTTTGCCTTTGTGGCCTCATCTTCTGCCtgctgaataaaaacaaaaacaaaaaaaaaacagattttattcatCCTAAAGGAAActgcagcaaataaataaataaatgctcacTAGACTCATCAGACTTAAACAATGTGGCCAGTTCACCAATGTGTGCTTGAATGCAggtaaacatttacatataacttCAGGTATTTATAAATAAGATTTATCAACATTATCACATCAACATCATACACACAAGTTCTTCTGTCTAGTCTCGGTCGTAAAGCTTTCAATCAACTCGATTCTACAAAACGACCAACTACAGCCTCtgaggctacgtttacacagcaggtaaaagcgGCCAAAATCTGATCGTTTTCTTCATGtggcacagatgtgtgtctgtgcgtctgtgtgaacagcaaagatctgatgttttctattctgatttgagacgctttcataggTGGAACTGAAATCCGATCTGCGGCAGGGCGACtccgtctgaacagccagatggGAATCTGTGCGACTTTTATGTCAATCCGGCTCAACATCAGTCATAATTTCATGCTGCTGAAACGTTTATGCTGATATTTCTGTCCAAACATTAGAAAACATACATCAAAAACCCTCAACGTTTTAAGAGATTTCTAAAGAAATGCGAGCACggctgcaggagaacgaggctgcagcgtcaaagaacagCTAGACTTTACTTTCAGAGTCTAAAGAATCTGAtgacaaaccaaagaagtgaccgcgcccttttCACAGCTCCAACACATTCTGAGTGATGACCCAGCTGTCGGTCAGTGAACCTTCATGATGGTTCCAGAGacgctggtgaagatgaagctgaacctCCAGGAGCGACCGGCGTTCtttggcagttgtgattgtttacctctgaatGAGCCGCATTGAGCACATACGTTCAGCCTGATGTCCcacacagatcacatttaaaaggttTCGTGAACAGCTAGAACAAGacgaaaatcagatttgggccacttttacctgctgtctGAACGCGgcgtaataaacaaacattccaACCTCATTCTTCACCCGTTTGCGGGTGGGATGGTCAAAGATGGTGGGTATGGCGGTGTCTTTTAGAACCGTCCTGAAAGGGCTCTGAAAGATGAAAGTACTGGTGAGTGAAGCACTGCATGCAAGCATACGTTCTGAAAATGAACCGAATGGGGAGAAATGTTCTAGACCAGGGGCGTCAACCTCAACCACTAAAAAGGCcgtattaaaaaatctcaacaagtCCGTGGGCCAGAGAACCTGTTCTTTTCGGGTTTTTTTGTTGGCTATAAACTGAGCTGACCATGGTTTactcaaaatatgcaaaaactgtATCTAACAGACCTGGAAATATTACACAcatacttgaaatattcaaaatgtagATATCAGAGCTCAGTCTTCTAAACCTACCTATTTGATGAATTGGACacctggcatcttttctttgtTGCAAGGTGAATTAATACCTGGGCttaatttctgagctgctgagccgAGTGAGCTAGTCAAGTGTATACTGTGTATTGtatataatgcatatatataatgtatattcaATAGTATATTGGTTGAACACCAGCTAAAATGCAGTGTGTTTTtagtgatatgactggtgtggaattgtgcagaattgaggtgtaaccactGTCCCATAGACTTGCTGTAGGAGAGTTGAAGCAGATTACattgcaatgcatgctggggactgtagtgcagtgcattgtgaaatAAGCTAGTGGGTTCTAGACGCTCTCATAATCAAATGCAGGTACTAAACCTGTGTGTTCATCGTTTGCTCGGTTGGTGGCTTCCGTGCACGGCCGAGCTTCGGTCTTTCCTCTCAAGCATGAACCTTAAAAGGTAGGACTTCCCTCATCAAAGGGGCGTTGCACAAAACCCCGCCGACGTTTCCCTGAGCGCTGGGGGTTTTACTACAGTGACGAAGGCTTGACTGTAGCAAATCTCCCCCCATTGTATCCACGGCAGTATTCCTTCATTTAAAGGAGCTTATTATCAGCAGCTAAACTAGCTAAATACTTAAAGTAACCGAGTTTCCTGAAATCTATTTTGATTACCTGCGACTCCCGTCAGGGTCTCTCCCACTATAGGCGAAACACGTTGTTTCGGTCACATTGGTTCGTCCTAGAgggagttattacagaatattcggggcctctttcaagtgaacaAAGTCATAAAGTTATAGGAATAAATTCCCAATATTTCAAGGATAACGTGAGTAATTTGTAGGGGGGGCTGCCATAATCATCTCGGGTTATAGCCATTATATCGCTGTATATCTGCCTGTAGACgatctttttatatttattcttcctgttaAATTGTTTACAtccttattactattactgtcctgtgttgtgtgactgatacgggctgctaaatttccttcgggatcaataaagtaagTAAGTGTCCAAGTACGGCGAGGACGAAGACACCGAGCACATCGGAGTTCCTCTCGCTCCTTCAGGATTGATCATTCTGATTATCGTTCAAACTCACCGTTTTTAAAATGAGATCCGGCTCAAAGTGCCTGGCGCACAGTCTGTGGTATTTGTTCAGATGTTCTGGCGTTTTGTCCCTCAAATCTGAGCGACAACAGTTTTCCACCCACTTTTTGCacctataaaaacaaacaaacaaacaaacaaacgtgaTTCCTCATAATGTAGACAGCTAAGCGTCTAAACACGACacgaagttagcttcttattctaattatctgttccaccttaaacggtgcaaaTAACCTCACAGAGTACATCATCT
The DNA window shown above is from Pygocentrus nattereri isolate fPygNat1 chromosome 18, fPygNat1.pri, whole genome shotgun sequence and carries:
- the thap12a gene encoding THAP domain containing 12a isoform X1, which translates into the protein MPNFCAALHCSRMSSHSVLAFFRFPRDPERCKKWVENCCRSDLRDKTPEHLNKYHRLCARHFEPDLILKTSPFRTVLKDTAIPTIFDHPTRKRVKNEQAEDEATKAKVSKVEEKEEAPKDPAESANGQETDNGPQVSDEEREHKEYLRSLFDVVVMMGRQNIPLHGHSDKEPRSKSFTPSNFQALLEYRINAGDELLRKKFETAAVNLEYCSSTQLQQMLEVSEKCILEDLLAEVKEARFFSLVMDNLVEITGENHLPLFIRFVDQISSLREEFLGFLRFEGDVEGIAQSLAVEISEKYSLNMEQCRGQAYFCTGIYAFKVKAVAIRLSEQYPLAVLTPSSAHSLNICLANSMNFTSVQLVMSTLKKIDAFFSKSPLLQNQLDNAISIYYQGNEEKAAALKEVCHTNWTEQHDAFELAVDLLESLLLCMDSVHDNEEFKWSDDVAHNAFVISEALSDFEFVMALVVLKNTLSFSRAFGKNLQGQTSEVFFAASSLTAVLHSVNEVLENIEVYHEFWFEEAINLAAALEIPIKIPRLFFRKQRPDAGEEIQPEAYYKIHLTFPVVSHVIKELSDLFSENHLKALQSLSLVPAIMGQMKFNTEETSAEIYKDDLPNPDTLPTELNCWKIKWKHGTKNVTLPSTIYETLQLSDVKFFPNVCALLKVLSCLPVLSLPDDRCSTARRRLMAYLQDTPAKHRNKSLAMFNIGCGHDLDLMVETYLKMYPDKESTETPA
- the thap12a gene encoding THAP domain containing 12a isoform X3 yields the protein MPNFCAALHCSRMSSHSVLAFFRFPRDPERCKKWVENCCRSDLRDKTPEHLNKYHRLCARHFEPDLILKTQAEDEATKAKVSKVEEKEEAPKDPAESANGQETDNGPQVSDEEREHKEYLRSLFDVVVMMGRQNIPLHGHSDKEPRSKSFTPSNFQALLEYRINAGDELLRKKFETAAVNLEYCSSTQLQQMLEVSEKCILEDLLAEVKEARFFSLVMDNLVEITGENHLPLFIRFVDQISSLREEFLGFLRFEGDVEGIAQSLAVEISEKYSLNMEQCRGQAYFCTGIYAFKVKAVAIRLSEQYPLAVLTPSSAHSLNICLANSMNFTSVQLVMSTLKKIDAFFSKSPLLQNQLDNAISIYYQGNEEKAAALKEVCHTNWTEQHDAFELAVDLLESLLLCMDSVHDNEEFKWSDDVAHNAFVISEALSDFEFVMALVVLKNTLSFSRAFGKNLQGQTSEVFFAASSLTAVLHSVNEVLENIEVYHEFWFEEAINLAAALEIPIKIPRLFFRKQRPDAGEEIQPEAYYKIHLTFPVVSHVIKELSDLFSENHLKALQSLSLVPAIMGQMKFNTEETSAEIYKDDLPNPDTLPTELNCWKIKWKHGTKNVTLPSTIYETLQLSDVKFFPNVCALLKVLSCLPVLSLPDDRCSTARRRLMAYLQDTPAKHRNKSLAMFNIGCGHDLDLMVETYLKMYPDKESTETPA
- the thap12a gene encoding THAP domain containing 12a isoform X2, whose product is MPNFCAALHCSRMSSHSVLAFFRFPRDPERCKKWVENCCRSDLRDKTPEHLNKYHRLCARHFEPDLILKTSPFRTVLKDTAIPTIFDHPTRKRVKNEAEDEATKAKVSKVEEKEEAPKDPAESANGQETDNGPQVSDEEREHKEYLRSLFDVVVMMGRQNIPLHGHSDKEPRSKSFTPSNFQALLEYRINAGDELLRKKFETAAVNLEYCSSTQLQQMLEVSEKCILEDLLAEVKEARFFSLVMDNLVEITGENHLPLFIRFVDQISSLREEFLGFLRFEGDVEGIAQSLAVEISEKYSLNMEQCRGQAYFCTGIYAFKVKAVAIRLSEQYPLAVLTPSSAHSLNICLANSMNFTSVQLVMSTLKKIDAFFSKSPLLQNQLDNAISIYYQGNEEKAAALKEVCHTNWTEQHDAFELAVDLLESLLLCMDSVHDNEEFKWSDDVAHNAFVISEALSDFEFVMALVVLKNTLSFSRAFGKNLQGQTSEVFFAASSLTAVLHSVNEVLENIEVYHEFWFEEAINLAAALEIPIKIPRLFFRKQRPDAGEEIQPEAYYKIHLTFPVVSHVIKELSDLFSENHLKALQSLSLVPAIMGQMKFNTEETSAEIYKDDLPNPDTLPTELNCWKIKWKHGTKNVTLPSTIYETLQLSDVKFFPNVCALLKVLSCLPVLSLPDDRCSTARRRLMAYLQDTPAKHRNKSLAMFNIGCGHDLDLMVETYLKMYPDKESTETPA